From Scylla paramamosain isolate STU-SP2022 unplaced genomic scaffold, ASM3559412v1 Contig1, whole genome shotgun sequence, a single genomic window includes:
- the LOC135095734 gene encoding probable methyltransferase-like protein 24 isoform X1 — protein MVMRYPTVHITLLTTLILVTLFTICSRYYQEQQLQSLLTRTCHSTSSSSIAGNTSRDGAFFRAGDIAERNEDWGEKVCSLQQLSDLNDFYEYIYTSRVPCDFKMMLGGRLYHKTSKIDGDKWVCMDKQFNISPKKCLVFSFGIGADWSFEDETEGKLGCKVFAFDPTINKETHNRTEKISFFNLGIGDSNKTGPTFKVKTNRYCNILSGLGHLNSVIDILKIDIEGSELRVFRDVLEGTPNLLKNVKFIAMEVHIGGKTTEIGRGHKAFWKYFQLLDCFGFKILYSAINPFSGGRVVNGRRRSCCYEIVWVQDRSW, from the exons TAGATACTATCAAGAGCAACAGCTTCAGTCGCTACTGACGAGGACCTGCCACAGCACAAGCAGCTCATCGATTGCTGGCAACACCTCCAGGGATGGCGCCTTCTTCCGTGCCGGAGACATCGCTGAGCGGAACGAGGATTGGG GTGAGAAGGTATGCTCTCTACAGCAACTTAGTGACCTCAATGACTTCTATGAATACATCTACACATCAAGGGTTCCGTGTGACTTCAAG ATGATGCTGGGAGGACGCCTGTACCATAAGACTTCAAAGATAGACGGTGACAAATGGGTGTGCATGGACAAACAATTTAACATTTCTCCAAAGAAATGTCTCGTATTTTCCTTTGGAATTGGTGCCGATTGGTCTTTCGAGGATGAGACTGAAGGAAAGCTGGGCTGCAAG GTGTTTGCCTTTGATCCCACCatcaacaaagaaacacacaaccGAACGGAAAAAATAAGTTTCTTCAACTTGGGCATTGGTGACTCCAACAAGACTGGACCTACATTCAAAGTAAAG ACAAACCGTTACTGCAACATCCTCAGCGGGCTTGGTCACCTCAACAGCGTCATTGATATCCTCAAGATCGACATAGAGGGAAGTGAACTTCGCGTCTTTAGAGATGTCCTAGAGGGCACACCTAATCTCCttaaaaatgttaaatttatAGCAATGGAGGTGCACATTGGAGGAAAAACCACAG AAATTGGAAGAGGTCATAAAGCATTCTGGAAATACTTTCAACTGTTGGATTGTTTTGGCTTCAAGATACTGTACAGTGCTATCAATCCTTTCTCTGGCGGAAGGGTGGTGAATGGGAGGCGCCGCTCTTGCTGTTATGAAATAGTGTGGGTTCAAGACCGTAGCTGGTAA
- the LOC135095734 gene encoding probable methyltransferase-like protein 24 isoform X2, whose amino-acid sequence MVMRYPTVHITLLTTLILVTLFTICRYYQEQQLQSLLTRTCHSTSSSSIAGNTSRDGAFFRAGDIAERNEDWGEKVCSLQQLSDLNDFYEYIYTSRVPCDFKMMLGGRLYHKTSKIDGDKWVCMDKQFNISPKKCLVFSFGIGADWSFEDETEGKLGCKVFAFDPTINKETHNRTEKISFFNLGIGDSNKTGPTFKVKTNRYCNILSGLGHLNSVIDILKIDIEGSELRVFRDVLEGTPNLLKNVKFIAMEVHIGGKTTEIGRGHKAFWKYFQLLDCFGFKILYSAINPFSGGRVVNGRRRSCCYEIVWVQDRSW is encoded by the exons ATACTATCAAGAGCAACAGCTTCAGTCGCTACTGACGAGGACCTGCCACAGCACAAGCAGCTCATCGATTGCTGGCAACACCTCCAGGGATGGCGCCTTCTTCCGTGCCGGAGACATCGCTGAGCGGAACGAGGATTGGG GTGAGAAGGTATGCTCTCTACAGCAACTTAGTGACCTCAATGACTTCTATGAATACATCTACACATCAAGGGTTCCGTGTGACTTCAAG ATGATGCTGGGAGGACGCCTGTACCATAAGACTTCAAAGATAGACGGTGACAAATGGGTGTGCATGGACAAACAATTTAACATTTCTCCAAAGAAATGTCTCGTATTTTCCTTTGGAATTGGTGCCGATTGGTCTTTCGAGGATGAGACTGAAGGAAAGCTGGGCTGCAAG GTGTTTGCCTTTGATCCCACCatcaacaaagaaacacacaaccGAACGGAAAAAATAAGTTTCTTCAACTTGGGCATTGGTGACTCCAACAAGACTGGACCTACATTCAAAGTAAAG ACAAACCGTTACTGCAACATCCTCAGCGGGCTTGGTCACCTCAACAGCGTCATTGATATCCTCAAGATCGACATAGAGGGAAGTGAACTTCGCGTCTTTAGAGATGTCCTAGAGGGCACACCTAATCTCCttaaaaatgttaaatttatAGCAATGGAGGTGCACATTGGAGGAAAAACCACAG AAATTGGAAGAGGTCATAAAGCATTCTGGAAATACTTTCAACTGTTGGATTGTTTTGGCTTCAAGATACTGTACAGTGCTATCAATCCTTTCTCTGGCGGAAGGGTGGTGAATGGGAGGCGCCGCTCTTGCTGTTATGAAATAGTGTGGGTTCAAGACCGTAGCTGGTAA